The Triticum aestivum cultivar Chinese Spring chromosome 3A, IWGSC CS RefSeq v2.1, whole genome shotgun sequence genome includes a region encoding these proteins:
- the LOC123062670 gene encoding bZIP transcription factor ABI5 homolog, with protein MASKMSKDVNFSEEEVTSHPRVLEGEEQTVAPARQSSIFPPTLDELQYSMCEARHNFGSMNMDEFMSNIWNAKEFQAATYGVLVGMEVAPVVAVDGGRGGEDAGGSNLARQESFSLPPPLCRKMVEEVWAEINRETRPVHSQPQSARPSPLIPVEPPAGNGGGVAANEQWGTLGEMTLEQFLVKVGVVWGSGTGGQEPVPVGMVHGQMNPTPANGMFQVMGDGMVFIPNGYIGMVVVPPPLPPQGGVGIVSPGSSYGRSTMTEVDMMNCMGDRVMMENSGTRKRGAPEDQSCERSIERRHHRMIKNRESATQSRGWKQAYTKELEAELNHLKEENSHLKDEEKTILLTKKQMLVEKVMEQPKENVNTKKGGALSRRCGSCIW; from the exons ATGGCGTCAAAGATGAGCAAGGACGTGAATTTCTCCGAGGAAGAAGTCACCTCGCACCCGCGTGTTCTAGAAGGTGAGGAGCAGACGGTTGCACCGGCACGGCAGTCTTCCATCTTCCCGCCAACGTTGGACGAGCTGCAATACTCTATGTGCGAGGCAAGGCACAACTTTGGGTCCATGAACATGGACGAGTTCATGAGCAACATATGGAATGCCAAGGAGTTCCAAGCGGCGACCTATGGTGTCTTGGTGGGCATGGAGGTGGCTCCGGTGGTGGCTGTTGATGGAGGCCGAGGTGGTGAAGATGCAGGAGGAAGCAACCTAGCCCGGCAGGAGTCGTTCTCCTTGCCTCCCCCGCTATGCCGAAAGATGGTGGAGGAGGTGTGGGCTGAGATCAACAGGGAGACCCGCCCGGTGCATTCCCAGCCTCAGTCCGCGCGACCCTCGCCATTGATTCCTGTCGAACCACCGGCGGGGAATGGTGGTGGGGTTGCGGCGAACGAACAATGGGGGACGCTTGGAGAGATGACGCTAGAACAGTTTCTTGTCAAGGTTGGTGTGGTCTGGGGATCTGGCACCGGCGGCCAGGAGCCTGTGCCGGTCGGCATGGTCCATGGACAGATGAACCCTACCCCGGCCAACGGCATGTTCCAGGTGATGGGCGATGGCATGGTGTTCATCCCCAATGGGTACATAGGGATGGTCGTGGTGCCGCCACCACTACCTCCTCAAGGTGGGGTGGGTATCGTGAGCCCAGGGTCGTCGTACGGGAGGAGCACCATGACGGAGGTTGACATGATGAACTGTATGGGCGACAGAGTGATGATGGAGAACAGCGGCACACGGAAGCGCGGCGCTCCGGAGGATCAGTCCTGTGAGAGGAGcatcgagcgccgccaccaccgcatGATCAAGAACCGTGAGTCAGCCACACAATCGCGTGGCTGGAAGCAG GCTTATACCAAAGAGCTTGAAGCCGAACTAAACCACCTCAAGGAGGAGAACTCTCATCTGAAAGATGAGGAG AAGACGATTTTGCTGACCAAGAAACAAATG